Genomic segment of Rhodococcus rhodochrous:
TCGCCCTCCTCGGTCGCCTCGAATGCGGGGATCAGCGAATCGAATCCGACCTTGGGCACGGCATAGGCGTAGAGGTTGATCGTGCCGCCGGATCCGTCGCCGCCGCTCTCGGCTCCAACGGTGTCGCTCGAACCGCCGGCGCAGGCGGTGAGGGAGAGGGCGGTGATCGCGGCGAACGCCGCGACGACGAACCTGGAACGTTTCATGACGAGCCTCCTGAGGGGCTGTTTCGAGGGGGATGAACGCGACCGGCACCGGACGAGGGGCTGCCGGAATCGGACCGGCCGGGATTCGCGAGGATGCGGCACCGACGGACGAGAGGATCCGGAAGATGGGCACCGCGGAGAGAAGAAGGGTTCAGCGACAACAGTCGATGTCGGCGACCGAAGGCATGCCCACAGCGATCAACGCCAACTCGTGGCGGAGGCGGGGCAGAGTGGTCGCGGACACGCGGCAGAGATTAGCAGAGGCCGAGGGTCGACCGAAATCGACGATTCGGACACC
This window contains:
- a CDS encoding Ms4533A family Cys-rich leader peptide gives rise to the protein MSATTLPRLRHELALIAVGMPSVADIDCCR